In Erythrobacter sp. KY5, the DNA window AAGAAGCGCGCTCCGATCTCGCCCTCACCGTCTTTGGCGTCGTTCCTGACGATCTGGATGCCGATATCGTGCAGCCGCATCGCCGCGCGATCCTTCTCCGCCGCGATCACGGCGATCTTGAACTTGCGCGGGAGATAGGTGAATTCCGGGTGGAAGCTCGACCACTGGCGCAGCAACTCAGCGTAAGGGCGCGGATCGACCAGTTCGTCATGCGTCGCGCCGGCGAAATGGTCGCTCGAAATGTTGCGAATGCAGTTCCCGCTGGTCTGGATCGCGTGCATTTCGACCTTGGCAAGGTCGGCGAGGATATCGGCAGCATCCTCCAGCTTGATCCAATTGTATTGCAAGTTTTGGCGCGTGGTGAAGTGGCCGTATCCGCGGTCATACTTGTCGGCAATATCCCCGAGCGCAATCATCTGCTCAGAATTGAGCGTGCCATAGGGGATGGCAACGCGCAGCATATAAGCGTGCAATTGCAGGTAGAGGCCGTTCATCAGCCGCAGCGGCTTGAACTGGTCTTCGGTAAGCTTGCCTTCCAGACGACGACGCGCCTGATCGCGGAATTCCTTCACGCGAGCATCGACCATCTGCTGGTCATAATTGTCGTACTTGTACATCAGATTACCCAGTCAATCGCTTCGGGGTCTTTGGGTTTGAGTGTGAGATCGGGCCGCACCGTAGGGCCAAGGGCGCGAATGCGGTCCTTGATGTGAGCAGGGCGCACGCTGCCATCGTCTTCGCGAGTAGCCTCGATCACGTAGGGGACGTTGACACGGCGTGCGGCTTCCTCGGCGGCGAGGATTTCCTCGACCCGTTCGCCCGCGTCGACCGCCTCGTCGACATGGCGTGACCAGGTCTCGCCTGTCCACCAGACAACATCGCCTGTCTTGAGATCGTTTCCTGTGAGAACTCTCATTGATGCGCCTCCACGGCGAAATGGGCGATGGCAGCGTCCTCGCGCGCGGTAACTTCGCCAATGACTATCAGGGCAGGGCTCTTGACGGCTTCCCGCGTGACGAGATCGGGCAGGGCGGCCAGCGGTCCGCGCAGCACGCGCATTTCGGGGCGCGCTGCGTTCTCGACCACGGCAAGCGGCATGTCAGGGGCAAGGCCATCTGCCATCAGCTTTTCCGCGATTTGAGGCGCGGTCTTGACGCCCATATAGATGACCAACGTTCGACCCTTTCCAGCAAGGCCGGTCCAGTCCTGATCGGACAGGCCCTTGCACTGGCCAGCAACGAAGCTGACCACGCTTGATGCGTCACGGTGAGTGAGAGCGATCTGGGCCGCAGCTGCCGCGCCATTTGCAGCGGAGATGCCGGGAACGATCTCGACAGCGACACCGGCAGCGCGCGCATCCTCGGCTTCCTCGCCTCCGCGACCGAAGATAAGCGGATCGCCGCCTTTCAACCGCACCACATCGCGTCCAGCCTTCGCCTCGCGGACGAGCAAGGCGTTGATCTGATCCTGTGGCAGAGTGTGCTTTGAGCGCTGCTTCGCGACCGAAATCAACTGCGCGTCAGGCCGCGCCATTGCGAGGATATCGCGACTGACAAGCCCATCATGCACGATCACTTCGGCCCGCTCGATCAGCCGGGCAGCGCGCACGGTCAGGAGGTCAGGGTCACCCGGACCCGCGCCGACAAGGTAAATGGTTCCGATTTCCATGGCTTGCGAGATGGGCGAACACGCGCCCACTCGCCAGTGAGAATGGATTGGGGGAGCGCAAGGAAAGCTTTCGGCAGTGCCTTCTGGCTATGCTGGCAGCTAGTCGCTCGCGACTTTTCCGCCGCTCATCATCTCGACAATCTGGTCGAGCTGTTTCGAGGAGCGCAGGTGCAAATCGCGCTGCGGGAACGGGATTTCGACATCATGCTCTTTGAACAATTGCCATATGCGCATGTATACATCGGACCGGATATTCGCGAGGCCTTCTTCGGGGTCCTGAATCCAGAAGCGGATCTCGAAATTTACCGAATTGTCGCCGAATTCCATGATGTTAACGCGCGGCTTGGGGCGCGAAAGAATTCGGTTTGTCTCATCGACCGCCCGATACAGAAGCTCGGTCACAAGCTCGAGGTCGCTGTCGTAAGAGACCCCCACGGGAGCTTTTACGCGCACATCGCGGCTTGAGTACGACCAGTTGACGACCTGGTTCACCATGAGGTTTTCGTTGGGGATGAGGTGTTCGGTCTGGTCGCGGGTGATGACTGAAATTGCGCGAATGCCGATCTTGCGGATTTGTCCGACCGCTTCGTTGCCGGCCTGGTCGGAAACAGAGATCACGTCGCCAGGCTTGATCGACTTGTCGAGCAGCAGAAGGATGCCCGAAATCAGGTTTCCGAAGGTCTTCTGAAGACCGAAACCGATGGCAAGACCAAATGCACCGCCGAAGAATGCCAGCGCGGTCAGATCAATCCCGACAAGGTCGACCGTGATCAGAAACGCCAGCGTCCAGATGACGATGGTCAGCAGCTTTTCGGCAAGCACCTTTTGCGCTTCATCGAAGCGCGAGACCTTGCCAATCACACGACGCGCAACGCGGGTGAGCGCCCAGGCAAACGTTATGACCAACCCGATCGTGGCAATCAGGAACAGAACGTCGAATGCCGAAATCCGGATATCGTCTACGACCAGCGCCCAGCTGTCGAGCGTCTCGATCAGCGCGCCCAGCGTTTCACTGCGCGATGCGATTGCTTCCTTGGAGCCTTCGGCAACTCCGACAATCTCTTCGATCTGAGCCGTTTCTTCGGCATAGCTCCAGACCTGACCCGGTTGCAGATCTTCGGGAGCCTGCTCGACAGGCGCTTCAACCTGTGCGCCTTCCTGGCCAGTCGTGTCGATCGGGTCTTGTGATGCAGGCGTAGTCGCGGTCATGAATTGTCCAGTTGCGAGAGAGCGCGTTTAAGGTCCGCAATCAGGTCCCCCGGCTCTTCAAGCCCTATCGATAGGCGAACGGCTGGCCGTGTACCACCCCCGCTTGCCGCTGTCGGCGACGCCATGACGTTGCGGTGCTGATGCGGGAAGATGGGAAGGGCAAGGCTTTCAAACCCGCCCCAGCTGTAGCCGATGCCGAAGAGCTCGAGTGCGTCGACAAACTTGCCGCTCGCGTCGGGGTCGGAGGATTTGAGGACGAAACTGAACAGTCCGCATCCACCCGTGAAGTCGCGCTTCCACAATTCATGGCCTTGCGAGCCGGGTAGCATCGGGCACATCACTTGGGCCACCTGCGGCTGCTCGCGCAGCCACTCGGCTATCTCCAGCGCGCTTTGCGTAGATTGTCTGAGCCGTACTGCCATCGTTCGCAGTCCGCGCGCGGCGAGTGCGGCGTCGTCAGGCGAAACCACCTGCCCCAATTGCTGCGATGTGAGGCGAAGCGCCTTGTACCAGCGCTCGCCAGCGCTGGCTGAACCCATCATAAGGTCGGAATGTCCGCCGACATGCTTGGACAGGCTCTGCATCGTGATGTCGCAGCCGTGAGCGAGCGCAGGAAAACCCAGCGCGCTTGCCCATGTGTTGTCTATCAGAGTGACAGATCCTGCCTGCCGCGCGATACGGGCAAGGGCAGGGATATCGCACACGTCCATCGTCAGGCTACCCGGATTTTCGAACCAGACAGCGCGCGGTGAATGTTGAGCGACCACTTTTTCGAAGGCAGGCAGATCGAGCGGGTCGAAAAAGGCGTGCGCGATGCCCATGCGCTTGAGCAGGCCGGTCGCCATGCTGCGCGACGGATCGTAGGAATTATCGCTCATCAGCAGAGTGTCGCCGGGCCTTAGGACGGCGAGCAACGCCCCGGCAATCGCTGCAACCCCGCTGGGATACAGAACGGTGCCAAAAGCGCCGGGCTCGATTTCGGTCAAAGCCTTGGCGAGCGCCCATTGCGTCGGCGCACCGCGGCGGCCGTAGAAGAATTCGCCATCCTCGTTTGAGCCTGTCGCGGCCTTGCGCTGTGCTTCGCTTTCATAAAGATGGGTCGAAGCGCGCCAGACCGGCGGATTGACCACCGGCCCTGTCCATTCCGCCTGGCGACCAGCGCGCGTGACGCGCGTTCCCGGACGCAGGTTCTTGTCGTCGCTCGAGCCGCTCATGAGCCGGTCGTATCCTTCGGGCCTTGTGCCTTGGGCGTTGCCGGATCGGCCTCCCACTCTTGCCAGCTGCCATCATAGAGCCTCACGTCCTCCTTGCCCGCCAACCTGGCAGCAAAAAGCAGGACGCTTGCGGTGACGCCGCTTCCGCAGGTTGTGACAAGGGGCCGCTCCATATCGACCCCTGCCTGTTCGAACTCGGCACGAAGCACGGCAGGCTGTTTGAAGGTGCCGCCTTCTGTGAACACCTGGCCAAAGGGCAGGTTCAAAGAGCCGGGGATGCGCCCATTTTGCCCGCCGTGGACGGGATCTATCCCTCTCCCGAACACCCGGTCGGCTGCGCGCGCGTCGAGCACCTGTTCGGCTTTGCTGCCAATGTTCGCCAGCATCTCGGCCTTTGTGGCTGCATCGTTGCCGTCGTGCAGAGCAACGGGAGCTGCAGCGGGGTATTCGCTTACGCCGCTTTCAAGCGGGTGACCCTCAGCCTTCCACTTGGCGAGCCCTCCGTCGAGGATCGCGACATGCTCAAGACCATGCGAGGTCAGGGCAAGCCACGCACGCGCGCTCGTCTTCACAGCGCTGTCGTCGTAGAGCACGATGCGGTGATCGGGTGTGACGCCAAGCAGGGCGAGCCTTCGTGAAACCTGTTCAGCCGTAGGCAGCGCGGCGGGAACCGACGATCCAGCATCGGTCAGCGTTTCTAGATCGAGAAAACGCGCGCCGGGAATATGGCTCGCTTCGAATTCGGCGCGCGGATTACGATTGGCTGCGGGCAGGTGCCGCGATGCGTCCAGCACGGCGATATCGGCAGCTTCGAGATTGCCTACAAGCCACTGGGTCGAAACGAGGATCGGGAACGCATCAGCCATGTCTTGCGATGACTAGCGCGGCTGGTTGCGCGCGCCAAGCTTTGCCGATCAGACCTCTTCCGTATCGCCCTGAGCTGGCTGGGTGACAGGCTGCTTGAGCGGCTGGGCACGCATGGGAGGAAGGCTGCCCGGAGGCCCGTCAAGCGGGAGAGGGTGCACCCGGTTGCCGCTCGCCGCGCTTGGAGTGCCAAGGACGAAGCTGCGAGTGGTGGAGTGGACGCCTTCTCCTTCGAAAGTGACGTGAAGAAGCGGGATGAAAAGCGGCTTTGACCCCTGACGGATCGCGGTCACTTCAGCGAGTGGCAGCTGCATCTTTCCTGTAACCCTGCGGCTTTGTTGGGGGCCGATACGTTCGATTGTGGCGATCGGTTGTCCGCCGGCTGCTGGCGCTGCGTTGCTCCCACCCTTGCGGGCGCAGGCGAGTTTGGCGGCGATTGTCAGGTCGCGAACAGCCCGGTCTGATCGGTTCGCCACTTCGAGGCTGAATTCGATCATGAACATCATCATGCTGCGCGAAGCCAGCGGGATATCGATATCAACGTCAATTCGCGCAGGTTCGACATCGGTGAGTGGCGGCGCCGGTGTCAACGGCTCAGGCGGAACGGCTTCCAGTTCCGGCTGCGCGCTGGCTTCTGGCTCAGAACCCTCAGGGCCGTCAGACGCAGGCTGATCAACTTGCGCATCGACCGGCCCGACATTTCCCGATGGCTGCTGCGGCTTGGGATTGCGACCAGGGATCGCGCCGAGCACGCCTGACGCAAGGACCGTGTTCGGTATCTCCTGCCCGCTCATTTCCTCACGTCGCCTGCGCCACCAGATGACGCCGGCAAGCACAGCAAGAAGGCCGAGGAGAGCTGCGAATGCGGCGATAATACGGTTCTGGGTGCTGTCCAGCGGACCTTCCGGAGTGAAGCCGGGCGTGGGCGTCGGCACGCTGCGGCGCAAACCGGCATTGGAGCTTGCTCCAACCTCTCCATCACGTCCGACATCGTACCAGCCATCGGGACCGACCGGCACAAGCTCTTCATTTTCCGGATCGAGCGTTTCAAACCCCGGGTTGATCCGGTCGCCCAGTGGTACTCGGGTGCCAGAGGCCGGATCGTCGATGAGATCGTCTGATGGCAATTCAGCGGCCGTTTCGGCCAATGGCTCTGACGGTGCCTGCTGAACCGGGGGTGCGGGTCGCCGCGTGAGCGTGCGATTGAGCCGCTGGGGTGCGCTAGGCGTCTGTGCTGGCGTCGACGTCGCCCTGTTTGTCGAGGGTGTCCGGGGAAGCTCCCTTTCCGATGAGGTTCGCGTTGAGGCGGAGCTTGCTGCGGGCTGGTTCGTGCCTACTGGCTCTCGCTCGACGATGGGCGTCTCTGCAGGAGCCGGTGTAGGTGTGGCAAGCGACTGGACAGGCCCCTGCGCAGCTCGCGGTGTTGGTGTCGGTGTCGGCGTTGGCTCGCGGATCACGCGCGGCCCGATTTGCACTCCCGCGCGCTCATCAATCGGTCCTTGAGGCGCGCTCGTTGACGTCGGAGTGGGCGTCGGCTCAGGCAGAGAAAATGTGCGCTGCGCTGCGAGCGGACTCGCCAAAATCAGCAGGGACGCCACCGCGGTCCCGCTTATCATCGGGATAAGACGGTTCGAGTGAAGCGATATCAGGGGCGGCGCGCGCATCATGCGGGTGTTTCTTGACGGTTCGTATCAATCGAGCGGCGAGCATTCGGCGGGCTGCCTGTCTCTCACCGCTTGGCGTAATCTTACCCTATGTCACATAATTCCCAAATCCTGCCCGTCCAGTTCCTCGCTTGCAAGCGAGCGCCTTTCACGGCAACAGCGCGGCATGGAAAGCACACCTGAAAACCCCCGAGGCGCGCCCGCATTTCTGGGCAAGGACACTCCGCTGCCCGCTTCACCCGAAGAGGCACAGCTTGACTATGTGCCCAATCCCCGCGCCGGATCGCTCTTCCTCGTGCGTTTCGCAGCGCCCGAATTTACCTCGCTGTGTCCGGTGACGAGCCAGCCCGATTTTGCCCATCTTGTGATCGACTACGCGCCGGGCGAAACGATCGTCGAATCAAAGAGCCTCAAGCTGTTTCTTGGCAGTTTCCGCAACCACAATGGTTTTCATGAGGACGTGACGGTCGGAATTGGTCAGCGGCTGTTTGAGGAAATGAACCCGAAATGGCTGCGCATCGGCGGCTATTGGTATCCGCGAGGCGGCATCCCGATCGACGTCTTTTGGCAGAGCGGCGCTCCGCCCGAAGGTCTTTGGCTACCCGATCAGGGCGTGGCGCCTTATCGCGGGCGCGGCTGACGCCAGCGATCGAGCGTAACAGGAAAACGGCGCGGTCACCTTATGGGGTGCCGCGCCGTTTTTCGTATCGATGCTGACCGGTTTAGTTGCTGCCGATCGGCTTGGTACCGTCGCCGAGCACGATGAAAGCCGCCCAATAGAACGGGTGTGAGGTGTTCGGGTCATCCATAAGCTCGCGCTGCGCATCTCCGAGCGAGCCTGAAAGTCCTGCACTCTGGTTGCCCGAAATGAGGCCCTGTACGAGCCTTTGCGTTGCATCGAAATCGTCCGGAACCGGCCAATGGCTTGCGACCACTGCCCGTGCGCCCGCTCCGACGAAGGCTCGTACCAACCCGTCGAGTGCGTAGTTGCCTCCCCCGACAACGCCCGCCTCGCGCGAGGCTGCGGTCGTGGCCATGCCTGCCGTGTCGCAAGCAGAAAGGATCACCACATCGGCATCCAGCTCAAGGTCGAAAATCTCCTTGAAGGTCAGAAGACCGTCCGATGCCTCGTTCCCGAATGAGGTAACAAGTGCAGGGCGGGCAGGGCAGTTGGGGCGAGGCGCGGTGACGAGGCCGTGCGTTGCAAAGTGCACCACCCGATATTCGGACAGATCATCGTTCTTGAGAAGCGCCGTATCCGAGAACTCCTCCTTGATAGCGACGTTGCTGTTCGCCTCGCCGTAGCGCTGGGCCGCGAAGAACAGCTCACCCGGATCGATCGGATCACGCCAGGTGTTGAGGCCCCACGCACACGGGTCGCTCGAAGGTTCACGCCCCGTGGGAAGGGCGTTCGACCCAAGGCCAAGATAGGCTTTGGTCGCTTTCGACGGCGCGATCCGGCGGATGTCGAGGAAGCCGCGCGGGCTCACCGCGATAGAAACATCGCGCGATTTTCCGAGCCAATCAATGCCGCGATAGTCGAACATTTCCTCGTCGGTTTGTGCGTCTGCGGTTCGGTCGAGGTAGGCATCCACGCCTTCCTGCGAGGCAATCAGCACCTGCGGCGGCAATTGCAGCATCGGACCGTCGGGTTCGAAGATCAGATGCTTGATGCTTGCCATTTCGGCTTCGACTGGCCCGAACAAGGTGAGATAAAGTTCACGCGCGCGCTCGACGTCGTAGGGGTAAGTCGTTGTCTCACCCGCTTCGTAGATCACGATGGAATCGCGGATGAAGGCGACCGCATCGTCCAGCTCGTCAAGGCCACCTTCGATCTTGAAGCTGCGCGCATCCTTTTGTGTGATCCACAGCGTGAAGACTTCTTCGCCCAGCAGCACAACCTTGTAATAGGCTTCGCCCGGCTTGAGCTCCGCCTGCAACTCCGAGAGCTGAAGGCGCGTTGGCGAAAGAGCCCGGAATCGGGGGAAATCAGCAAGCTTGGACACCAGCGCGGTCTGTTCGGCACGCAGATATTGGAGCGTATCGCGCGCTGCGATGAGACCTTCCGCCTGAAGCGGCGTCGGGTCGGTCAGCGCGGCAAGCCGGTCGGCGCGGGCCTGCGTTCGAGCGATTTCACGGCTGCGGTTGCGCGAAAGGCGGAAGAGCGCGGAAGCCTCGTCGTCCCCCTCGGACATCTGGCGAGCCAGAATGGCCTGCGTTTGCGCAACACCGGGGCGTTGGAGCAATTGTGAGGCCGTGAAGAATTCTGCAGTTGCTTCGGGTGTGCCTTGTTCGGCCAGCAGTTCGAAATAGGGCTGCAGAAGGTTGCGAAGGCTGGCACCGCTGTCGGTGGTGTTGGCAGCACGGTCGACCACTTCGCCAAACAGCGCGCGCGCTTCATTATCCCGGCCGATACGCAGGAGAAAGCCTGCTTTCCTTGCGAATGCGGCAAGTAGCACCGGCGATTGCGGATAATCGCGTGCGATAGCCTTGGCGGCGATGTCGTAGGCATTGATGGCAACATCGTTGCGGCCCAGTCCTTCGGCGACCAAGGCCCGTTCGATAGCGATCTCGGAGCGCAACCAGCGCGCCGAGGCGACCCGTCCTTCGCGGACATCCGCAATCCGTTCGTCAGCCTGCCTCAACAGCATGCGAGCGTCTTCGAGCCGGTTTTGCTGGCGTGCGATGGACCCCGCAATTGCATCGGCCTGCGCGTCGAGCAGTTCGGCCCGTTCGAGCGGCGACAGGCCTAGTTCAACTCCGCCGATACGCTGGAGTGCGACGTTTTCACGGTTGATCTGAGCGGAAAGCGGGTTGTCGATAAACCCTTCACGGATCGAGAGCGTTTCGGTTTGCGACGTGACTTCGCGCATCTCAGCTGCGAGCGCATCGAGCGCGGCTTCGGGGAAGCGGCGGTTGAGGAAGTTGATCGCCCGATAGTTGCGGATCAAACGCTGGGCGACGCCATCGTTGCGGGTAAGTGAGGCATCAGCCTGATTGAAGAGGCGTTCGGCTGCCCGGAAATTGCCAAGATTGCTTTGTTGAAGACCTTGATTGGCAAGAACCTCTGCATAAGCGGATGTGCTCTGCTCGGTGCGTCCAAGCAGGTTTTCGAAGAATTGCCCGCTTTCGGCAAATCGGCCTGAATTGTTGCGCAGATAGGCTTCGGTCAGGGCGTCAAATTCGCTCAGCGCACCAGCCTGCACACGGGCAAAGGCAGCAGCATCGCTCACTTCGGTCTGAGCCACTTCGATGGTGCCCGGGAGCGCGCGTTCGTTCACGACCGACGCAACGGCGAGGCGCAGGACCGGATCGTAGCCCGCAACACCTTCGACGATGTAAGTTCGGCCATCGCGTTCAAATGAGTAGCTGCGATAGGACACACCGACCACCTGGTCGGTGCAGGTCAGCTTGGTGACATCGCCGACCATGTCGATGTTGTCGGTTTCGGGCGACTGGCACTGGGTTTCGTTGCCCGCACCTGTTGGCTGAGTGCTCACACCCGATGGATCGCGCAAGACCAGCAGCGTGCCCACCGCTCCCGCCGCATCGCGACAGGTGAGGCGATAGGCGCGGTCGAACATGCCTTTGAGACGCGGTTCTGCGGGCGCATTCTGTGCAGTGCAGCGGACGCCTGCGTCGCCAACCCGGAAATTGGTGCGGATCGACAGCGGAACGTCCTGCGAGGCCGCAGGCGTTACCATCAGCGCTCCCGTGAGCGTCATTGCCGCGCCGGTTGCGGCCAAGGCGATGGTCCTGATTTTCATTACTGGCCTCCTGGTTCAGATATGGGACCAACTTCAATCTGTGGGTCGAGCAGGGCCGGATTACCGGCGCCGCTGATAGGATCGTTGATGGTGCCACGCTGTTCGAGCGTGTTGGTGTTGATAACCGGCGGTGGAGGATTGATCGGACCGCTGGTCGGGCCTTCGCTGTCCTCTTCTTCTTCAGAGGCTTCCTCTTCCGCCTCTTCCTCTTCGGATTCCTCCGATTCTTCGGTCTCTTCCGATTCTTCGCCCTCGCTTTCGCTTTCGTCGGACGAGTCGCCTTCATCGGAACTGTCGCCTTCGTCCGAGGAGCCGTCGGAATCGCTTCCACCGTCTTCGCCGCCGTCGTCGAGTTCGAAGTCTTCGTTCCCGCCGCCGCCATCATCGACATTGTCGGCGTTTACGTCGCCGCTGCCGTCGCTGCCGCCAGTAACGGTGCCTGCGCTTGCGCCTGCACCCGTATCGTCGGAATCTTCGCCGCCGTCATCGCTGCCATCGTCGCCGCCGTCACCACCTTCGCCAGTGCCACCGCCGGACTCGCCGCCGCTGGAGCCAGCACTTCCTGCGCCGGAGCCGGTGCCCGTGCCAGCTGTTCCACCAGAGCCGCCGGTGTTGACCGCACCATTGACGGAAGCCGAGACAGTCGAGGTCACTTCGCCAGCGGTTTCTGCGATGCAGCCGGTGAACAGGCAGGTGTTGATCTGACTTCCCGCTGTGAAGAGGCTGTTGCCTTCCAGCGCTCCGAGAATCGCAGTCGCTGCATCGTCGCCCGAAATCGTCACGCCGTCAGCGCCCAGGATCTGGCCGCTGATTATCGCCACCGCTCCTTCGTTGATGCTACCGCCGATCACGAGATTGCCAGCGCCGCCGACGAGGAAACCGGCAGGCAGTTCTTCGGTGCCAGAGTTCTGGATCAGCAGGCGGTCGTTTGCGAACAAGCTCAAGGTTACGCCGGTCAGCACGCCGTCAGGCTGGGCGTTCGTGGCCCCTGCATTGAACAGCTCTGCCAGCTGTTCGGCGGTCTCCTCGCCGGTCAGGCTGTCGAGCAGCGTGCCTTCGCCGATGAGAATGTTCGATCCGCTAATAAAGACATTGCCACCGCTGCCGATCAGGTCGATCCGGCCCGTGGTCGTGTCGAGTTCAAAGCGGGTGGTGAAGAAGCTCAGATCGACGCCGTTGCCTCCTTCGACCGTTCCGGTCACGCGAATGGTTCCGCCCAGACCCGGCGCGCCAAGGGACAGCGTATTGATGCCGCTTGTCGAACCAAGATCGAGGTCGGTGAGGGTCAGGCTGCCGCCATTGTCGCCGCCCAGCGCGGTAATGCGAACCTCGCCGCCCTGCAGCCGTCCGAGTTGATCGGCGTCGAAAACCTGGCCTTCGAATTCGTCTCCGCCGGTGCCAACCAGGACGCCGTTCGGATTGTTCGAAACGATGCGCAGGGTCCCGTTTTCACCGGCCGCAACCAGACCTTCCGCGCCGACAAAGAAGTCGGGGGCGGTCGCGCTGATGGTTTGCGCCTGCCACGTACCGCCAATTTCGATGACATTTGCGGCAACCGCGTTGACCGATCCCGCGGTGATATCATCCAGCCCGATCGCGTCGAAAGCCTCGAGGCTGACCGCACCAATTGTTTCGACAAGACCATCGCCGATTATCGAGCCGCCAAGCGCGCGCGAAGAGAGCGAGCCGGCGGTAACGTTTCCAAGCGAGACAAGGCCTGCTGACGTCAGCGTCACCGCGCCTTCGACGTCCGTCAGGCCAGAAAGCGAGATGTCGCCATTCGCTGTCCTCGCATCGAGAGCGCCTGCCGTCACATCGGCCAGAGTGATTGCTCCGAATGCATCAAGGTCGAGCAGCCCATCGAGAACGATCGGAGCGCTTGATGTGATGTCGCCTGCGGTCGAGGTCGCGACGATCGAGGATGCATCAATGCCGCCAAGCGCAATCGACGCCGCCGAATTGATCGCCACCGTTCCGTCGAGTGCTGTCAGCGTCCCGGTCGAAACGCCAGCACTCGCCGAACTCAGCTGGATGGACGACGCAACAATGCTGCCCGTATTGACCGCGCCGTCTGCAAGCAGGTTTAGCGTGCCAGACAGCGTGATATTGCTGAGCAGCGTCGCTGCACCGCCGCGCGCAAAGCCGGTGAAGCTTTGCGCATCGACCGAACCAAGCGTCAGTGCGCCCGCTGCGTCAAACAGCGCCGATGTTTCGACGTCGATGGCGTCCTCGCCTTCGATATCGCCGTTGGACGAACGCGCGAGCAGCGCATTTGCCGTAATCTGAGCAAGACGAATAAGCCCGGTCGCATCGAGTGTAAGCGCCGTGTCGACCGTTACCGGGCCGATCAGTGTGATATCGCCGCCGAGAGCTTGTGCGTTCAGCGACCCCGAAGCGATCTC includes these proteins:
- a CDS encoding DUF2849 domain-containing protein, yielding MRVLTGNDLKTGDVVWWTGETWSRHVDEAVDAGERVEEILAAEEAARRVNVPYVIEATREDDGSVRPAHIKDRIRALGPTVRPDLTLKPKDPEAIDWVI
- the cobA gene encoding uroporphyrinogen-III C-methyltransferase, which gives rise to MEIGTIYLVGAGPGDPDLLTVRAARLIERAEVIVHDGLVSRDILAMARPDAQLISVAKQRSKHTLPQDQINALLVREAKAGRDVVRLKGGDPLIFGRGGEEAEDARAAGVAVEIVPGISAANGAAAAAQIALTHRDASSVVSFVAGQCKGLSDQDWTGLAGKGRTLVIYMGVKTAPQIAEKLMADGLAPDMPLAVVENAARPEMRVLRGPLAALPDLVTREAVKSPALIVIGEVTAREDAAIAHFAVEAHQ
- a CDS encoding mechanosensitive ion channel family protein, with the protein product MTATTPASQDPIDTTGQEGAQVEAPVEQAPEDLQPGQVWSYAEETAQIEEIVGVAEGSKEAIASRSETLGALIETLDSWALVVDDIRISAFDVLFLIATIGLVITFAWALTRVARRVIGKVSRFDEAQKVLAEKLLTIVIWTLAFLITVDLVGIDLTALAFFGGAFGLAIGFGLQKTFGNLISGILLLLDKSIKPGDVISVSDQAGNEAVGQIRKIGIRAISVITRDQTEHLIPNENLMVNQVVNWSYSSRDVRVKAPVGVSYDSDLELVTELLYRAVDETNRILSRPKPRVNIMEFGDNSVNFEIRFWIQDPEEGLANIRSDVYMRIWQLFKEHDVEIPFPQRDLHLRSSKQLDQIVEMMSGGKVASD
- the metC gene encoding cystathionine beta-lyase yields the protein MSGSSDDKNLRPGTRVTRAGRQAEWTGPVVNPPVWRASTHLYESEAQRKAATGSNEDGEFFYGRRGAPTQWALAKALTEIEPGAFGTVLYPSGVAAIAGALLAVLRPGDTLLMSDNSYDPSRSMATGLLKRMGIAHAFFDPLDLPAFEKVVAQHSPRAVWFENPGSLTMDVCDIPALARIARQAGSVTLIDNTWASALGFPALAHGCDITMQSLSKHVGGHSDLMMGSASAGERWYKALRLTSQQLGQVVSPDDAALAARGLRTMAVRLRQSTQSALEIAEWLREQPQVAQVMCPMLPGSQGHELWKRDFTGGCGLFSFVLKSSDPDASGKFVDALELFGIGYSWGGFESLALPIFPHQHRNVMASPTAASGGGTRPAVRLSIGLEEPGDLIADLKRALSQLDNS
- a CDS encoding sulfurtransferase; the encoded protein is MADAFPILVSTQWLVGNLEAADIAVLDASRHLPAANRNPRAEFEASHIPGARFLDLETLTDAGSSVPAALPTAEQVSRRLALLGVTPDHRIVLYDDSAVKTSARAWLALTSHGLEHVAILDGGLAKWKAEGHPLESGVSEYPAAAPVALHDGNDAATKAEMLANIGSKAEQVLDARAADRVFGRGIDPVHGGQNGRIPGSLNLPFGQVFTEGGTFKQPAVLRAEFEQAGVDMERPLVTTCGSGVTASVLLFAARLAGKEDVRLYDGSWQEWEADPATPKAQGPKDTTGS
- the queF gene encoding preQ(1) synthase; this translates as MESTPENPRGAPAFLGKDTPLPASPEEAQLDYVPNPRAGSLFLVRFAAPEFTSLCPVTSQPDFAHLVIDYAPGETIVESKSLKLFLGSFRNHNGFHEDVTVGIGQRLFEEMNPKWLRIGGYWYPRGGIPIDVFWQSGAPPEGLWLPDQGVAPYRGRG
- a CDS encoding CHAT domain-containing protein yields the protein MKIRTIALAATGAAMTLTGALMVTPAASQDVPLSIRTNFRVGDAGVRCTAQNAPAEPRLKGMFDRAYRLTCRDAAGAVGTLLVLRDPSGVSTQPTGAGNETQCQSPETDNIDMVGDVTKLTCTDQVVGVSYRSYSFERDGRTYIVEGVAGYDPVLRLAVASVVNERALPGTIEVAQTEVSDAAAFARVQAGALSEFDALTEAYLRNNSGRFAESGQFFENLLGRTEQSTSAYAEVLANQGLQQSNLGNFRAAERLFNQADASLTRNDGVAQRLIRNYRAINFLNRRFPEAALDALAAEMREVTSQTETLSIREGFIDNPLSAQINRENVALQRIGGVELGLSPLERAELLDAQADAIAGSIARQQNRLEDARMLLRQADERIADVREGRVASARWLRSEIAIERALVAEGLGRNDVAINAYDIAAKAIARDYPQSPVLLAAFARKAGFLLRIGRDNEARALFGEVVDRAANTTDSGASLRNLLQPYFELLAEQGTPEATAEFFTASQLLQRPGVAQTQAILARQMSEGDDEASALFRLSRNRSREIARTQARADRLAALTDPTPLQAEGLIAARDTLQYLRAEQTALVSKLADFPRFRALSPTRLQLSELQAELKPGEAYYKVVLLGEEVFTLWITQKDARSFKIEGGLDELDDAVAFIRDSIVIYEAGETTTYPYDVERARELYLTLFGPVEAEMASIKHLIFEPDGPMLQLPPQVLIASQEGVDAYLDRTADAQTDEEMFDYRGIDWLGKSRDVSIAVSPRGFLDIRRIAPSKATKAYLGLGSNALPTGREPSSDPCAWGLNTWRDPIDPGELFFAAQRYGEANSNVAIKEEFSDTALLKNDDLSEYRVVHFATHGLVTAPRPNCPARPALVTSFGNEASDGLLTFKEIFDLELDADVVILSACDTAGMATTAASREAGVVGGGNYALDGLVRAFVGAGARAVVASHWPVPDDFDATQRLVQGLISGNQSAGLSGSLGDAQRELMDDPNTSHPFYWAAFIVLGDGTKPIGSN